From a region of the Sesamum indicum cultivar Zhongzhi No. 13 linkage group LG3, S_indicum_v1.0, whole genome shotgun sequence genome:
- the LOC105158009 gene encoding ATP synthase subunit gamma, mitochondrial: MAMAALRREGRRIAGPLMSPQPVNPLRSSLASSEEHALTGVRFISTQVVRNRMKSVRNIQKITKAMKMVAASKLRAIQTRAENSRGLWQPFTALLGDTPSVDVKKNVIVTISSDKGLCGGINSTSVKISRGLYKLNSGPEKESKYVILGEKAKAQLVRDSKKDIELSITELQKNPLNYTQVAVLADDILKNVEYDALRIVYNKFHSVVSFVPTTSTVLSPEVVEREAEAGGKLGELDSYEIEGGETKTEVLQNLAEFQFSCVLFNAVLENACSEQGARMSAMDSSSRNAGDMLDRLTLTYNRTRQASITTELIEIISGASALEG; encoded by the exons ATGGCGATGGCTGCACTGAGACGCGAGGGGAGGCGAATTGCTGGCCCTCTTATGTCACCTCAGCCCGTTAACCCCCTGCGCTCTTCTCTGGCTTCGTCCGA GGAGCATGCCCTTACAGGAGTTCGTTTTATTTCAACTCAAGTTG TCCGCAACCGTATGAAGAGTGTTCGCAATATTCAGAAAATCACAAAGGCAATGAAGATGGTTGCAGCTTCAAAGCTGCGAGCCATTCAAACTAGAGCTGAAAATTCACGTGGACTATGGCAGCCATTCACTGCTCTTCTTGGTGACACTCCAA GTGTTGACGTCAAGAAGAATGTCATTGTCACGATATCTTCAGACAAAGGTCTTTGTGGTGGAATCAATTCTACATCTGTCAAAATAAGCAGGGGCCTTTATAAGTTAAACTCTG GTCCTGAAAAGGAGTctaaatatgttattttggGAGAGAAGGCAAAGGCCCAACTTGTGCGTGACTCAAAGAAAGACATTGAGTTATCAATAACAGAGTTGCAGAAAAATCCTTTGAACTATACTCAG GTTGCTGTGCTTGCAGATGACATCTTAAAGAATGTAGAGTATGATGCATTAAGGATTGTTTACAATAAATTCCATTCAGTTGTGTCATTTGTGCCAACAACCTCAACTGTACTATCTCCCGAG GTTGTTGAAAGAGAAGCTGAAGCTGGGGGAAAACTTGGGGAGCTGGATTCATATGAAATTGAAGGTGGTGAGACAAAGACCGAAGTGCTTCAGAATCTCGCCGAATTCCAATTTTCTTGT gTTCTGTTCAATGCCGTCTTAGAAAATGCTTGCAGTGAGCAAGGTGCTAGAATGTCTGCAATGGACAGCTCCAGCAGAAATGCAGGAGATATGCTTGACCGCCTCACGTTAACCTATAACAG AACTCGTCAAGCATCCATCACTACCGAGTTGATAGAGATTATCTCTGGAGCATCAGCACTTGAGGGTTAA
- the LOC105158010 gene encoding uncharacterized mitochondrial carrier YMR166C has translation MAVDCSTGDEPAKSHRLSGSNHNQFLVWREFLWGAIAGAFGEGMMHPVDTIKTRMQSQAFFSGSKNQNSALQLVRAVWATDGLAGFYRGIAPGIMGSLATGATYFGVIESTKKWMEESHPSLGGHWAHFISGALGDTLGSFIYVPCEVMKQRMQVQGSKKYWTSVVVKEGSRAKHGMHMYGYYSGMFQAGCSIWKEQGLKGLYAGYWSTLARDVPFAGLMVTFYEAFKNMTQYGKHKLFPNANLHINSSFEGLLLGGLAGGLSAYLTTPLDVVKTRLQVQGIATRYNGSLDALYKIWLAEGVRGMFRGSIPRITWYIPASALTFMAVEFLRDHHKVTSISLDKKESSSLQEIA, from the exons ATGGCTGTCGACTGCTCTACAGGAGACGAACCCGCAAAATCTCATCGCCTCAGTGGCTCGAACCACAATCAATTCTTAG TGTGGAGGGAATTCTTATGGGGTGCAATTGCGGGCGCTTTCGGCGAAGGAATGATGCATCCTGTTGATACCATCAAGACACGCATGCAAAGCCAAGCCTTTTTCAGTGGATCcaag AATCAGAATAGTGCACTACAATTGGTTCGAGCTGTTTGGGCTACGGATGGTTTGGCTG GCTTTTACAGAGGAATAGCACCAGGAATAATGGGATCTCTTGCTACTGGAGCTACTTATTTTGGAGTCATAGAATCCACCAAGAAATGGATGGAAGAATCACATCCTAGCCTTGGTGGTCACTGGGCACATTTCATTTCTGGAGCATTAg GAGATACACTTGGATCCTTCATATACGTTCCTTGCGAAGTGATGAAGCAGCGCATGCAGGTCCAAGGCTCCAAGAAGTACTGGACATCTGTTGTGGTGAAGGAAGGTTCTCGAGCGAAACATGGCATGCACATGTATGGCTACTATTCTGGAATGTTTCAGGCTGGATGTTCGATATGGAAGGAACAAGGGCTAAAAGGACTATATGCAGG ATACTGGTCCACGCTTGCAAGAGATGTTCCATTTGCTGGCCTTAtg GTTACATTCTATGAAGCTTTCAAGAACATGACGCAGTATGGAAAACACAAATTATTTCCTAATGCAAATCTCCATATCAATAGTTCTTTTGAGGGGCTTTTATTAGGAGGATTAGCTGGTG GTTTGAGTGCATATCTCACTACTCCTCTGGATGTTGTCAAAACCAGACTGCAAGTACAAGGGATAGCCACTAG GTATAATGGATCGTTGGATGCTCTTTATAAGATATGGTTGGCTGAAGGAGTAAGGGGAATGTTCAGAGGTAGTATTCCCAGAATTACGTGGTATATCCCAGCTTCAGCTCTCACTTTCATGGCTGTAGAATTTCTCAGAGATCATCATAAAGTGACTAGCATATCATTAGACAAAAAGGAGTCATCTTCCTTGCAAGAGATTGCCTGA
- the LOC105158112 gene encoding remorin-like — translation MLQRSYDVDDDDDVRFATAVAASAHAIHSLDEAGLHVQVTKRNTTRKQEPLRPPQSGSVKKPSPKDGRNSSSLRPTLPVAADQKQKETPIRSSYSEADAWEKAQIAKIRKRYEKMQSEILAWENEKKLRAKQKMERKKGELELRKSRNLQHYYSKIARIDDIAGGARAQVDEKRRQEESVVKQKASRMRLTGRVPVDCFCF, via the exons ATGCTGCAACGAAGCTACGACGTAGACGACGACGACGACGTCCGTTTCGCCACTGCGGTTGCTGCTTCTGCGCACGCAATACATTCCCTTGACGAAGCCGGTTTGCATGTTCAAGTTACAAAGAGAAATACTACCAGAAAACAAGAGCCCTTGAGGCCACCACAATCAG GTTCCGTGAAGAAGCCATCTCCAAAAGACGGTCGGAATTCGTCGTCTCTGAGGCCTACGCTTCCGGTTGCTGCGGACCAAAAGCAAAAGGAAACTCCAATCAGAAGTTCATATAGTGAAGCAGATGCTTGGGAGAAAGCTCAGATAGCAAAGATCCGAAAACG GTATGAGAAGATGCAGTCAGAAATTCTGGCTTGGGAAAATGAGAAGAAACTAAGAGCGAAGCAGAAAATGGAAAGGAAAAAG GGGGAACTGGAGCtgagaaaatcaagaaacctGCAACACTATTACAGCAAGATAGCCAGGATTGATGACATAGCTGGTGGAGCAAGAGCTCAGGTCGACGAGAAACGCAGACAGGAAGAGTCTGTCGTCAAGCAGAAAGCAAGCAGAATGAGATTAACCGGAAGAGTTCCGGTCGACTGCTTCTGCTTCTGA